One window from the genome of Pseudonocardia hierapolitana encodes:
- a CDS encoding GntR family transcriptional regulator, translated as MSAPSAETDKQRRLRARLAELIAAMSPGEPLPAERDLARELGVARMTLRRAVDGLVAEAVLVRRQGAGTFVAPAKVAHRLAANSFSADMRSRGLRPGSRTLRSGFAPAGVMLAALLEVPTGTPVLHVRRLRLADDEPMAVEDLHVPGDLVPGLTGADLEDRSYYELLAERYGHRIASGTQTAEAALTSAEDAAVLGIEPGAPAFCFERTCRVDGGRVAEFVRSVYRGDRYRIMADIFPTA; from the coding sequence ATGAGCGCTCCGTCGGCGGAGACCGACAAGCAGCGGCGCCTGCGCGCGCGGCTCGCCGAGCTGATCGCCGCGATGTCCCCCGGCGAGCCGCTGCCGGCCGAGCGCGACCTGGCGCGGGAGCTCGGCGTCGCCCGGATGACGCTGCGCCGCGCCGTCGACGGGCTCGTCGCCGAGGCCGTGCTCGTCCGCAGGCAGGGTGCAGGCACGTTCGTCGCGCCGGCCAAGGTGGCGCACCGCCTCGCGGCCAACTCGTTCTCGGCCGACATGCGCTCGCGCGGCCTGCGCCCCGGCAGTCGCACGCTGAGGTCGGGCTTCGCTCCTGCAGGGGTCATGCTGGCCGCGCTGCTCGAGGTGCCGACCGGCACGCCCGTGCTGCACGTGCGGCGGCTCCGGCTGGCCGACGACGAACCCATGGCGGTGGAGGACCTGCACGTCCCGGGCGACCTCGTGCCCGGGCTCACCGGCGCCGACCTGGAGGACCGCTCCTACTACGAGCTGCTCGCCGAGCGCTACGGCCACCGCATCGCGTCCGGCACCCAGACCGCAGAGGCCGCGCTCACCAGCGCCGAGGACGCGGCGGTGCTCGGCATCGAGCCGGGTGCGCCCGCGTTCTGCTTCGAGCGCACCTGCCGCGTGGACGGCGGGCGGGTGGCCGAGTTCGTGCGGTCGGTCTACCGGGGCGACCGGTACCGGATCATGGCCGACATTTTCCCTACAGCGTAG
- a CDS encoding TMEM165/GDT1 family protein: MDGFLLAFAVSFGVVFVAELGDKSQLMALAFATRYRALPVLVGITLATTAVHLLSVAVGHGLGSALPTGWIALVAAVAFIGFGAWTLRGDRLTAGERAKAERATGSAVLTSSVAFFLAELGDKTMLATITLATQYGWFGVWVGSTLGMVAADALAIVVGRKLGRLLPERAVAIGAAVLFFLFGVSLAADAAGELTGRSTWTVVADVLDHHAAGWLALTIAALVAVLAAVGGRRLLHASPARREIGRAARVPGSAAWWARLLYGVATVLGLVAPLLVAADVIDPIALFDDPGVVVIGAGLALLGVSLVLASQFELRRGGPADPVLARSGLRSRMRNPGLTGIVLATAGTLVMVPTLVGVLAAVLLVVSVRIQVRAVREPMLAQLHGEEYLAYAARTGRYLPRLTPSRS, encoded by the coding sequence ATGGACGGATTCCTGCTCGCCTTCGCCGTCAGCTTCGGGGTCGTGTTCGTCGCCGAGCTCGGCGACAAGTCCCAGCTGATGGCCCTCGCGTTCGCCACGCGCTACCGCGCGCTGCCGGTGCTCGTGGGCATCACGCTCGCCACCACGGCGGTGCACCTGCTCTCCGTCGCGGTCGGGCACGGGCTGGGCAGCGCACTCCCCACCGGCTGGATCGCGCTCGTGGCCGCCGTCGCGTTCATCGGGTTCGGCGCCTGGACCCTGCGCGGGGACCGGCTCACCGCGGGTGAGCGGGCGAAGGCCGAGCGAGCCACCGGCTCGGCCGTCCTCACCTCGTCGGTGGCGTTCTTCCTCGCCGAGCTCGGCGACAAGACGATGCTCGCGACGATCACCCTCGCCACCCAGTACGGCTGGTTCGGCGTGTGGGTCGGTTCCACGCTCGGGATGGTGGCCGCGGACGCGCTGGCGATCGTCGTCGGGCGGAAGCTGGGGCGGCTGCTGCCCGAGCGCGCCGTGGCGATCGGCGCCGCCGTGCTGTTCTTCCTGTTCGGCGTCTCGCTCGCGGCGGACGCCGCGGGGGAGCTCACCGGCCGCTCCACCTGGACCGTGGTCGCAGACGTGCTGGACCACCACGCCGCAGGCTGGCTGGCGCTCACGATCGCCGCCCTCGTTGCGGTGCTGGCCGCGGTCGGCGGACGCAGGCTGCTGCACGCCTCGCCCGCCCGCCGCGAGATCGGCCGGGCGGCGCGGGTGCCCGGCTCGGCAGCGTGGTGGGCGCGCCTGCTCTACGGCGTCGCTACCGTGCTCGGCCTGGTGGCACCGCTGCTGGTCGCCGCCGACGTCATCGATCCGATCGCGCTGTTCGACGACCCCGGCGTCGTCGTGATCGGCGCAGGGCTCGCCCTGCTCGGGGTGTCCCTGGTCCTCGCCTCGCAGTTCGAGCTGCGCCGTGGTGGCCCCGCCGACCCGGTGCTCGCCCGCAGCGGCCTGCGGTCGCGGATGCGCAACCCGGGGCTCACCGGAATCGTGCTCGCCACCGCGGGCACGCTCGTCATGGTGCCGACGCTGGTCGGGGTGCTGGCCGCGGTGCTGCTGGTCGTGTCGGTGCGGATCCAGGTGCGTGCGGTGCGGGAACCGATGCTGGCGCAGCTGCACGGCGAGGAGTACCTCGCCTACGCGGCACGGACGGGCCGCTACCTACCCCGGCTGACGCCGTCGCGGTCGTGA
- a CDS encoding S1C family serine protease: protein MSDEQREHGRDASASTGDSRTAQYPVPSYAGAAGPAHAQGAGQQAPPGDPSAAYGQPQGPAGGFFPPPPDHFQGPPTATLPPQPRRQRGMAAVVATAVIAGLVGGGAGFGGAYALLGDGSGGTSLSSAPQGSSSVNAAPGSVTAAAQTVLPSTVDIRATLAQGEAEGSGVVLTAGGDILTNNHVVAGSRELTVTLQDGSEHPATVVGSSPSYDIAVIRLQGASGLTPATLGDSSSLQVGQPVVAIGSPRGLTGTVTTGIVSAQNRTVTVQGEDGQAVVYNGLQTDAPINPGNSGGPLVNLDGQVVGINSAIETTGQNAGSIGLGFAIPIDQARRVAEEIMNTGAATKPVLGVQGSIAASSDDGAQIAAVQPGAPAEAAGLRAGDVVTKVGDAPVADFADLMARVGAHAPGEQVALTVTNGGAERTVNVTLGSQPDQAATTSPSGGGSRTPFGGQNPFGNPFGGGN, encoded by the coding sequence ATGAGCGACGAGCAGAGGGAGCACGGCCGGGACGCGAGCGCCTCGACCGGTGACTCCCGTACCGCGCAGTACCCCGTTCCGTCGTACGCGGGCGCCGCGGGACCGGCGCACGCGCAAGGTGCCGGCCAGCAGGCCCCTCCTGGCGACCCCTCGGCCGCGTACGGCCAGCCGCAGGGGCCTGCTGGCGGCTTCTTCCCGCCGCCGCCGGACCACTTCCAGGGCCCGCCCACGGCCACGCTGCCGCCCCAGCCGCGCAGGCAGCGCGGGATGGCGGCGGTCGTGGCCACCGCGGTGATCGCCGGCCTCGTCGGCGGCGGCGCCGGTTTCGGCGGCGCGTACGCGCTGCTCGGCGACGGCTCCGGCGGCACCAGCCTCTCGTCGGCGCCGCAGGGCTCGAGCTCGGTGAACGCCGCGCCCGGTTCGGTCACCGCAGCCGCCCAGACGGTGCTGCCCAGCACCGTCGACATCCGCGCCACCCTCGCGCAGGGCGAGGCCGAGGGAAGCGGCGTCGTCCTCACCGCGGGCGGGGACATCCTGACCAACAACCACGTCGTCGCCGGTAGCCGCGAGCTCACGGTCACCCTCCAGGACGGCAGCGAGCACCCGGCCACGGTCGTCGGCAGCTCGCCCAGCTACGACATCGCGGTGATCCGGCTGCAGGGCGCCTCCGGGCTCACGCCGGCGACGCTCGGCGACAGCTCCTCGCTGCAGGTCGGCCAGCCCGTCGTGGCGATCGGGTCACCGCGCGGCCTCACCGGCACCGTCACCACCGGCATCGTCAGCGCGCAGAACCGCACCGTCACGGTGCAGGGCGAGGACGGCCAGGCGGTCGTCTACAACGGCCTGCAGACCGACGCCCCGATCAACCCGGGCAACTCCGGTGGCCCGCTGGTGAACCTCGACGGCCAGGTCGTCGGCATCAACTCGGCCATCGAGACCACGGGCCAGAACGCCGGCAGCATCGGGCTCGGCTTCGCGATCCCGATCGACCAGGCCCGCCGCGTGGCCGAGGAGATCATGAACACCGGTGCCGCCACCAAGCCGGTGCTCGGGGTGCAGGGCAGCATCGCCGCCAGCAGCGACGACGGCGCGCAGATCGCGGCCGTGCAGCCGGGCGCACCCGCCGAGGCGGCCGGGCTGCGGGCGGGCGACGTCGTCACGAAGGTCGGCGACGCACCGGTGGCCGACTTCGCGGACCTCATGGCCCGGGTCGGGGCGCACGCCCCCGGCGAGCAGGTCGCACTGACCGTCACGAACGGCGGCGCCGAGCGCACCGTGAACGTCACGCTGGGCAGCCAGCCCGACCAGGCGGCGACGACCAGCCCGAGCGGCGGCGGAAGCCGCACCCCGTTCGGCGGCCAGAACCCCTTCGGCAACCCGTTCGGTGGCGGCAACTGA
- a CDS encoding sugar ABC transporter substrate-binding protein, producing the protein MEGTNPDAQPFFSELSAAFQQRTGATLDVQFVQWAGAHDKFVTSIAGGTTPDVAEVGTTWVAEFADAGALADLAPRVRDAGLTDDLVAGLAEAGTLGDALYGMPWYAGVRSVIYRTDVFAELGLAPPTTWDELVAVGQRIKQARPDLVPLPIAGDDEFVVYPFLWGTGGQVATQNGGAWTSGVDSPQARQGIQFYADLALEHGFSTPAAANWRGTDVSDAFAKGQAAMIFSGNWVPKAIVEDAPDLQGKIGAFPIPGPTGGLAPSVLGGSLLSVFETSDDPDLAWQLVEMMGTGEFAAKWAQQSGYFPGSTALLDEAVRSPDPLVAPFARQMAEAGRSVPVTPAFGQIQGKKTIAAMMRSILTGEATVEQATSAAAAEMNEIFASGA; encoded by the coding sequence ATGGAGGGCACCAACCCGGACGCCCAGCCGTTCTTCTCCGAGCTCTCCGCGGCGTTCCAGCAGCGGACCGGCGCAACGCTCGACGTCCAGTTCGTGCAGTGGGCCGGCGCGCACGACAAGTTCGTCACCTCCATCGCGGGCGGCACGACGCCGGACGTCGCGGAGGTCGGCACCACGTGGGTCGCCGAGTTCGCCGACGCGGGTGCGCTGGCCGACCTCGCCCCCCGCGTGCGGGACGCGGGTCTCACCGATGACCTGGTCGCCGGGCTGGCCGAGGCGGGCACGCTCGGTGACGCGCTCTACGGCATGCCCTGGTACGCCGGGGTCCGCTCGGTCATCTACCGCACCGACGTCTTCGCCGAGCTCGGCCTCGCGCCACCCACCACGTGGGACGAGCTGGTCGCCGTGGGGCAGCGGATCAAGCAGGCCCGCCCCGATCTCGTCCCGCTGCCGATCGCGGGCGACGACGAGTTCGTCGTGTACCCGTTCCTCTGGGGCACAGGCGGTCAGGTCGCCACGCAGAACGGCGGCGCGTGGACCAGCGGCGTCGACTCGCCCCAGGCCCGCCAGGGCATCCAGTTCTACGCCGACCTCGCGCTTGAGCACGGCTTCTCCACGCCCGCGGCGGCCAACTGGCGGGGCACCGACGTGTCCGACGCGTTCGCCAAGGGACAGGCCGCGATGATCTTCTCCGGCAACTGGGTGCCCAAGGCGATCGTCGAGGACGCCCCCGACCTGCAGGGCAAGATCGGCGCGTTCCCGATCCCGGGCCCGACCGGTGGGCTCGCCCCCTCCGTGCTGGGCGGCTCGCTGCTGTCGGTCTTCGAGACCAGCGACGACCCGGATCTGGCGTGGCAGCTCGTCGAGATGATGGGCACCGGGGAGTTCGCCGCGAAGTGGGCGCAGCAGTCCGGCTACTTCCCGGGGAGCACGGCACTGCTGGACGAGGCCGTCCGCTCGCCCGATCCGCTCGTCGCGCCGTTCGCCCGGCAGATGGCCGAGGCCGGGCGCAGCGTGCCGGTCACGCCGGCCTTCGGCCAGATCCAGGGCAAGAAGACGATCGCGGCGATGATGCGCTCCATCCTCACCGGCGAGGCCACCGTGGAGCAGGCCACCTCCGCCGCGGCGGCGGAGATGAACGAGATCTTCGCCAGCGGCGCATGA
- a CDS encoding TIGR03620 family F420-dependent LLM class oxidoreductase: protein MEIGRVGVWTWGFDHLPWAQVADAAREVDELGYGTLWFGEGTGRDAPTQSALLLGATRRIVVAPGVVSIPRHEPTTLARAERTLAEAFPGRFVLGLGVGAKVIADEVGRAWTSPAATMAGFLDAMDAARTTAPAPATPAPRVLAALGPRMLELAAKRTWGAHPFLMPVEHTAYARERVGPDTLLVAHQNVVLDPDRGRARETARTALAGFIANVHVAPSRWRMMRQLRGFDESDLADGGSDRLVDALTAFGDVDAVTAQVQEQFAAGADHVCISIVTPEPHPVVGLAALRELAPAML, encoded by the coding sequence TGGAGATCGGGCGCGTCGGGGTGTGGACGTGGGGCTTCGACCACCTGCCGTGGGCGCAGGTCGCGGACGCGGCGCGCGAGGTGGACGAGCTGGGGTACGGAACGCTCTGGTTCGGCGAGGGCACCGGACGGGACGCGCCCACGCAGTCGGCGCTGCTGCTCGGCGCCACCCGGCGCATCGTCGTCGCGCCCGGTGTCGTCTCCATCCCGCGCCACGAGCCCACCACCCTCGCCCGCGCCGAGCGCACCCTCGCCGAGGCGTTCCCCGGCCGGTTCGTGCTCGGGCTCGGGGTGGGGGCGAAGGTCATCGCCGACGAGGTCGGGCGTGCGTGGACGTCACCGGCGGCGACGATGGCCGGCTTCCTCGACGCGATGGACGCCGCGAGGACCACGGCGCCGGCACCGGCCACCCCCGCGCCGCGGGTGCTCGCGGCGCTCGGCCCCCGCATGCTCGAGTTGGCGGCGAAGCGGACCTGGGGCGCCCACCCGTTCCTGATGCCCGTGGAACACACCGCGTACGCGCGGGAACGCGTCGGCCCGGACACGCTGCTCGTCGCGCACCAGAACGTCGTTCTCGACCCCGACCGGGGCCGGGCCCGGGAGACGGCCCGCACGGCGCTCGCAGGTTTCATCGCGAACGTCCACGTCGCTCCGTCCCGCTGGCGGATGATGCGGCAGCTCCGCGGGTTCGACGAGTCGGACCTCGCCGACGGGGGGAGCGACCGCCTCGTCGACGCGCTCACCGCGTTCGGAGACGTGGATGCCGTGACCGCGCAGGTGCAGGAACAGTTCGCGGCGGGCGCCGACCACGTCTGCATCTCGATCGTCACCCCGGAGCCGCACCCCGTCGTGGGTCTGGCGGCGCTGCGTGAGCTGGCCCCGGCCATGCTGTAA
- a CDS encoding ParA family protein, producing the protein MKVVAVINHKGGVGKTTLTANLGAGFAARGQKVLLIDLDGQASLTISFFTQSEWTADLLPEKTIKHWFDRIGSGNEESPAKLVSTPPRVQDKLARGTGQLDLIAAHRDLTDVETNLAAELLAAPGRFGELHGSLRQMLAHEDFADYDTVLIDCAPNFGLIAKNAVAASDLLLIPTKPDYLSTNGIDSLGLKIRSFVEEYNEHSPVPVERPAASVVFTMVQNQNGAPIEAQRSVISRIEAREVPTFATTIRDSKAVYGPAPEHGVPVILGGTGRAATRELRDMVSELSGRLERIAA; encoded by the coding sequence GTGAAGGTCGTCGCCGTCATCAACCACAAGGGAGGGGTGGGCAAGACCACCCTCACGGCCAACCTCGGCGCCGGTTTCGCGGCCCGAGGTCAGAAGGTGCTGCTCATCGATCTGGACGGGCAGGCCAGCCTCACGATCTCGTTCTTCACTCAGAGCGAATGGACGGCTGACCTGCTGCCGGAGAAGACGATCAAGCACTGGTTCGATCGGATCGGGAGCGGGAACGAGGAGAGCCCGGCGAAGCTCGTCTCCACCCCGCCTCGCGTCCAGGACAAGCTGGCGCGTGGAACCGGGCAGCTCGACCTCATCGCCGCCCACCGCGACCTCACGGACGTGGAGACCAATCTCGCGGCCGAGCTGCTCGCGGCACCGGGCCGCTTCGGCGAGCTGCACGGGAGCCTGCGCCAGATGCTCGCCCACGAGGATTTCGCCGACTACGACACGGTCCTCATCGACTGCGCCCCCAACTTCGGGCTCATCGCCAAGAACGCCGTCGCCGCCAGCGACCTGCTGCTGATCCCGACCAAGCCGGACTACCTGTCGACCAACGGCATCGACTCGCTCGGCCTCAAGATCCGCTCGTTCGTCGAGGAGTACAACGAGCACTCCCCGGTGCCGGTCGAGCGGCCCGCTGCGTCCGTCGTGTTCACGATGGTGCAGAACCAGAACGGCGCCCCGATCGAGGCGCAGCGCAGCGTGATCAGCCGGATCGAGGCCCGGGAGGTGCCGACGTTCGCCACCACGATCCGCGACAGCAAGGCCGTCTACGGCCCAGCACCCGAACACGGGGTCCCGGTGATCCTCGGAGGTACGGGCCGCGCGGCCACGCGCGAGCTCCGCGACATGGTGTCCGAGCTGTCGGGCCGGCTGGAGAGGATCGCAGCATGA
- a CDS encoding carbohydrate ABC transporter permease yields MRAAAKGLAVTGVLVFTLFPVYLMIVTALNGEANAGSRTLWPDEWTLDNFAYVVTEGGFGRYLTNSLTVALATVLAGALLALLAAVAVARFRFRFRTSVLVMVLIIQMVPVEALVIPLFIQARTMAMLDTLAGLVVVYLAFSLPFAIWTLRGFVAAVPVELEEAAYLDGASWGRMFRSVLLPLVAPGLVATSVFSFIVAWNEFIFALTFMSDDQNYTVAVGLRRFFGQHATDWGAVMAASTLITIPVMVFFVIAQKRLTDGLVAGAVKG; encoded by the coding sequence GTGAGGGCCGCCGCGAAGGGGCTGGCCGTCACCGGCGTGCTCGTCTTCACGCTGTTCCCCGTCTACCTCATGATCGTCACGGCGCTGAACGGCGAGGCGAACGCCGGCTCGCGCACCCTGTGGCCGGACGAGTGGACGCTGGACAACTTCGCCTACGTCGTCACCGAGGGCGGCTTCGGCCGGTACCTGACGAACTCGCTCACCGTCGCGCTCGCCACCGTGCTCGCGGGCGCCCTGCTCGCGCTGCTGGCCGCCGTGGCCGTCGCCCGGTTCCGGTTCCGGTTCCGCACCTCGGTGCTGGTGATGGTGCTGATCATCCAGATGGTGCCGGTGGAGGCGCTGGTCATCCCGCTGTTCATCCAGGCACGCACCATGGCGATGCTCGACACGCTCGCCGGGCTCGTCGTCGTGTACCTGGCGTTCTCGCTGCCGTTCGCGATCTGGACCCTGCGCGGGTTCGTCGCCGCCGTGCCCGTCGAACTGGAGGAGGCCGCCTACCTCGACGGCGCCTCATGGGGCCGGATGTTCCGGTCGGTGCTGCTGCCGCTGGTGGCCCCGGGGCTCGTCGCCACGAGCGTGTTCTCGTTCATCGTGGCCTGGAACGAGTTCATCTTCGCCCTGACGTTCATGTCCGACGACCAGAACTACACGGTGGCCGTCGGGCTGCGCCGCTTCTTCGGGCAGCACGCCACCGACTGGGGCGCGGTGATGGCCGCGTCCACACTGATCACGATCCCGGTGATGGTGTTCTTCGTGATCGCACAGAAGCGGCTCACCGACGGCCTGGTCGCAGGCGCGGTCAAGGGGTGA
- a CDS encoding trypsin-like peptidase domain-containing protein, with product MEPRTDEPVPEPTAAPALSRLARWAVAVAAALVVTACGAPAGDVVRPPHEVASPSERAAATLQPALVRITGTFTGWVHNQDGAYANGGRPFTYTATCTGFGVHPDGYVATAGHCVDTTGPGGAREPFIQAAAEQLVAAMPHLRLEDVIAHGRSTWSVQGRTADSPIVSEIRVSGIPGAPADGLPARVVDVRPLMEGDVALLKVESPNLPTLELSTGTDVPVGTQLLAAGYPRTVGELAGPDAQPSIKDGAVNGTQSVGSGSVYEISAALDHGMSGGPTVDHAGRVIGINSLRGSDTQPFNFVVPASGIAELLSRNGMRNEAGPRDLLYREALGAYYAGEYTDAIDALDRLLQEVPAHARAGKLRADAEAARGRHGDASENHRDQMLVWVSAGGGTVLLIVVVGAVLMTRRRRTKPAVYVPAPPASLAWPHAQGQWPGGPGAPFAAPAQQPVGAAGRPYHPYPPAPRGPARYGAAPAGIGPVRNGPPRNGPARNGPALVSPRDGATVVLRTPAAVAHPARPEPPAPADGRK from the coding sequence ATGGAGCCACGAACCGACGAGCCGGTTCCCGAGCCGACGGCCGCGCCGGCGCTGTCACGTCTGGCCCGGTGGGCCGTGGCCGTCGCCGCGGCACTGGTGGTCACGGCGTGCGGCGCCCCGGCCGGGGATGTCGTGCGACCGCCGCACGAGGTCGCCTCGCCGTCGGAACGGGCCGCTGCCACTCTGCAACCCGCCCTGGTGCGCATCACCGGGACGTTCACCGGCTGGGTGCACAACCAGGACGGTGCGTACGCCAACGGTGGCCGCCCCTTCACGTACACGGCCACCTGCACCGGATTCGGGGTGCACCCCGACGGTTACGTCGCCACCGCAGGCCACTGCGTCGACACGACCGGCCCGGGTGGTGCGCGGGAGCCGTTCATCCAGGCGGCCGCAGAACAGCTGGTCGCGGCCATGCCCCATCTCCGGCTGGAAGACGTGATCGCCCACGGCCGCTCCACCTGGAGCGTCCAGGGACGCACCGCCGACTCCCCCATCGTGAGCGAGATCCGCGTCAGCGGCATCCCCGGCGCTCCGGCCGACGGGCTGCCGGCCCGCGTCGTCGACGTCCGGCCGCTCATGGAGGGCGACGTCGCGCTGCTGAAGGTCGAGAGCCCGAACCTGCCCACGCTCGAGCTCTCCACCGGCACCGACGTCCCCGTAGGCACACAGCTGCTCGCTGCCGGCTACCCGCGAACCGTGGGCGAGCTCGCAGGCCCGGACGCGCAGCCGTCGATCAAGGACGGTGCCGTCAACGGCACCCAGAGCGTCGGCAGCGGATCCGTCTACGAGATCAGCGCCGCGCTCGACCACGGCATGAGCGGCGGCCCGACCGTCGACCACGCCGGCCGGGTGATCGGCATCAACAGCCTCCGCGGGAGCGACACGCAGCCGTTCAACTTCGTCGTCCCCGCGAGCGGGATCGCCGAGCTGCTCAGCCGCAACGGCATGCGCAACGAAGCGGGCCCACGCGACCTGCTCTACCGCGAGGCCCTCGGCGCCTACTACGCGGGCGAGTACACCGACGCGATCGACGCACTGGACCGCCTTCTGCAGGAGGTGCCCGCGCACGCCCGGGCCGGCAAGCTGCGCGCCGATGCAGAAGCAGCCCGTGGACGACACGGCGACGCATCCGAGAACCACCGCGATCAGATGCTCGTCTGGGTGAGCGCGGGGGGCGGAACCGTCCTGCTCATCGTGGTGGTCGGCGCGGTACTGATGACGCGCAGGCGCCGCACGAAGCCCGCGGTGTACGTGCCGGCACCGCCGGCGTCACTCGCCTGGCCGCACGCCCAGGGGCAATGGCCGGGCGGACCGGGCGCGCCGTTCGCGGCACCTGCACAGCAGCCGGTGGGGGCCGCCGGGCGGCCGTACCACCCCTACCCCCCGGCCCCGCGCGGCCCGGCTCGATACGGCGCGGCTCCGGCTGGAATCGGTCCCGTTCGAAACGGCCCGCCTCGAAACGGCCCGGCGCGAAACGGCCCGGCCCTCGTCAGCCCGCGCGACGGCGCCACGGTCGTGCTGCGCACACCGGCCGCCGTGGCCCATCCGGCGAGGCCCGAGCCGCCGGCACCTGCAGACGGCAGGAAGTAG
- a CDS encoding carbohydrate ABC transporter permease yields the protein MTVAERTDVDLGVAPPAPRRPCRRAGAARPWLLLAPALLVMGGLLLYPLLRVLALSLQDFGLRELVSGRTKWVGFDNYAELLGNADLWATVLPNTVVFAVVAVALTVVFGTLVALLLARLTPLVRGLVTTAIMVAWAMPAVTGTYVWVFVFTPGDGIAVQALDALGLLDAATANPFSNRLSFYAVAALNVVHHGFPFVALTVLAGLLTIPRELTEAAIVDGAGPWRRFWSLTFPMLRPVFAVVTVLSTIWDFKVFTQIYLMPGGDGVNRNVLTLGTWSYVESFAQNRYGLGAAIAVLLTALLLVVTVAYLRLLFRDEEL from the coding sequence ATGACCGTCGCCGAGCGCACCGACGTCGATCTCGGCGTGGCGCCACCCGCACCACGCCGGCCGTGCCGCCGCGCCGGGGCCGCCCGGCCGTGGCTGCTGCTCGCGCCCGCCCTGCTGGTGATGGGCGGGCTGCTGCTCTACCCGCTGCTGCGGGTGCTGGCGCTCTCGCTGCAGGACTTCGGCCTGCGCGAACTGGTGTCGGGCCGCACGAAGTGGGTCGGGTTCGACAACTACGCGGAGCTGCTCGGCAACGCGGACCTGTGGGCCACGGTGCTGCCCAACACCGTGGTGTTCGCCGTGGTGGCGGTGGCGCTCACCGTCGTGTTCGGCACGCTGGTGGCGCTGCTGCTGGCCCGGCTCACACCCCTCGTCCGCGGCCTCGTCACCACGGCGATCATGGTGGCCTGGGCGATGCCGGCGGTCACCGGCACGTACGTGTGGGTGTTCGTGTTCACGCCGGGCGACGGCATCGCGGTGCAGGCGCTCGACGCGCTCGGCCTCCTCGACGCCGCCACCGCGAACCCGTTCTCCAACCGGCTGTCGTTCTACGCCGTCGCCGCGCTCAACGTGGTGCACCACGGGTTCCCGTTCGTGGCGCTCACGGTGCTCGCCGGCCTGCTGACGATCCCGCGGGAGCTCACGGAGGCGGCGATCGTGGACGGCGCCGGCCCGTGGCGCCGCTTCTGGTCGCTGACGTTCCCGATGCTACGGCCGGTGTTCGCCGTGGTCACCGTGCTGTCGACGATCTGGGACTTCAAGGTCTTCACCCAGATCTACCTGATGCCCGGCGGCGACGGGGTCAACCGCAACGTGCTCACGCTCGGCACCTGGTCCTACGTCGAGTCCTTCGCCCAGAACCGCTACGGCCTCGGCGCCGCGATCGCGGTGCTGCTCACCGCGCTGCTGCTGGTGGTCACGGTCGCCTACCTACGGCTGCTGTTCCGGGACGAGGAGCTGTGA